The DNA window AAACTCCTTTCATGTATTTATGTTTCTTTTGCTATTTTGTTTTTCAAAAATACAACAGTATTTTTTGTAACTAATCTTATTCTGTTTAACTCAACGACATCAAATACTTCTTTGGAGTCGTTCCGTATTTCTTTTTAAAAGCCGAAATGAAATGACTCGATGTACTGTATCCAACTTTAAGTCCGACTTCATTTACATTGTGATCACCTGCTTCCAATAATTTTCTAGCCACTTCCATTTTATAATCAAACAGGAAACTAAAAACGGAATCGCCATAAATTTGCTTGAACCCTTCTTTTAACTTTTTTAAACTAAGTCCGATTTCTTCAGAAAGTTCTTGTAAAGTTGGTGGTTCAGCCATTCTAGATATGATGATATCTTTCGCTTTTCTTATTTTAATTACATTTGTTTCGTCTACTAAAAACGGACATTGCTCAATATCGGCATCTTCACTTCTGTTAAAATATAAACTCAATAATTCTAGCGCTTTTCCTTTAAAATAAAGGTTTTTAATAGAGCTATTTAAATTATAATTAATCATTTGATTCAACGCAATTGCCATAGAAGGAGAAATTTTTCCGTCTTTATAATACTTCTTATCCTTATTGTCATCACTTAAAAATGTGATATAATCCGCTTCTTGAGAAAATAATCCGTGAAATTTCTTTATAGAAACGAGTACAGAAACTAACCAAGATTTAGAATGCACTTCTAAATGAATCGGCAAATCACGTTCAGGATTATATAATAACAATGAATTTTCTTCTTCAATATTTAGGCGATAATTACCATTATTAAAGATAAACTCACTAGAGCCTTTTATACAAAAGTGAAACTGAATAAAACTACTATCAATCTCACGTTCAACAATTTGAATCGCATCAGATTCATTTTGA is part of the Psychroserpens ponticola genome and encodes:
- a CDS encoding helix-turn-helix transcriptional regulator; the protein is MNLNNNKNKSDFIHSKNIARGSFEESKLDDGFFALTYQNESDAIQIVEREIDSSFIQFHFCIKGSSEFIFNNGNYRLNIEEENSLLLYNPERDLPIHLEVHSKSWLVSVLVSIKKFHGLFSQEADYITFLSDDNKDKKYYKDGKISPSMAIALNQMINYNLNSSIKNLYFKGKALELLSLYFNRSEDADIEQCPFLVDETNVIKIRKAKDIIISRMAEPPTLQELSEEIGLSLKKLKEGFKQIYGDSVFSFLFDYKMEVARKLLEAGDHNVNEVGLKVGYSTSSHFISAFKKKYGTTPKKYLMSLS